Proteins from a genomic interval of Stenotrophomonas maltophilia:
- a CDS encoding MFS transporter has product MTAAAAPAVPASSAPRWPVRYLLFIGGLGGLLYGIDIGIIAGALPYLEATASHAWQLSSQQLGFVVAAVLLGSVLSSLFAGMVADLIGRRGAMLLAGLLFTASIPIMALASGYTPLLLGRLLQGISGGLIGVVIPLYLAEVLSPERRGRGAAMFQLLLTVGLVLAALIGLYHAHAVDAAAEAVRSLPVAQQAQELFTVKDHAWRTIFWTCLAPGLLFCAGIFWLSESPRWLVRRGRIDEARRSLQRVLPAADVEPTLAQIQAPESSSSDGKRDPLLSRRYVVPFLLACVVLACTQATGINSVLAYAVNILNQAGLSGSVANGADVAIKLLNAVMTVVALLLVDRKGRKFLLMLGSGGICVALLAAATLFFQAERGRADVQPQLQAAVSGDGLQLVLDDAQWQRLGNGIDSQGRPMQLTVSYAYGDFTNVRALRSDNLIDRELRIERAGTVQPDSVIGAFFRKLHLNPFADPASAAQAPLRIEQARIGPVPPPAHGWAVAACILVFVAFFAVGPGVCVWLALSELMPNRIRSNGMSIALLINQFVSTTIAAIFLPTVGHYGYASMFVFWAACTFVFFLVAAFWLPETKGKSLEEIEARFAR; this is encoded by the coding sequence ATGACCGCAGCCGCCGCACCTGCCGTACCCGCTTCCAGCGCTCCGCGCTGGCCCGTACGTTACCTGCTCTTCATCGGCGGCCTCGGTGGCCTGTTGTACGGCATCGACATCGGCATCATCGCCGGTGCCCTGCCCTACCTGGAGGCAACGGCCAGCCACGCGTGGCAGCTCAGCAGCCAGCAGCTTGGCTTCGTGGTGGCAGCGGTACTGCTGGGCAGCGTGTTGTCGTCGCTGTTCGCCGGCATGGTCGCCGACCTGATCGGCCGCCGCGGCGCGATGCTGCTGGCCGGCCTGTTGTTCACTGCCTCGATTCCGATCATGGCACTGGCCTCCGGCTACACACCGCTGCTGCTGGGACGCCTGCTGCAGGGCATCAGTGGCGGCCTGATCGGAGTGGTCATTCCGTTGTACCTGGCCGAAGTGCTCAGCCCCGAACGACGTGGGCGCGGCGCGGCCATGTTCCAGCTGCTGCTGACCGTTGGCCTGGTGCTGGCAGCCCTGATCGGCCTGTACCACGCCCACGCCGTGGATGCCGCCGCCGAAGCCGTGCGTTCGCTGCCGGTCGCGCAACAGGCGCAGGAACTGTTCACGGTGAAGGACCATGCCTGGCGCACCATCTTCTGGACCTGCCTGGCGCCAGGCCTGCTGTTCTGCGCCGGCATCTTCTGGCTGTCCGAATCGCCACGCTGGCTGGTACGCCGCGGCCGCATCGATGAAGCCCGCCGCAGCCTTCAGCGCGTCCTTCCCGCCGCAGACGTCGAGCCCACGCTGGCCCAGATCCAAGCGCCGGAATCGAGCAGCAGCGACGGCAAGCGCGATCCGCTGCTCAGCCGCCGCTATGTGGTGCCGTTCCTGCTCGCCTGCGTGGTGCTGGCCTGCACCCAGGCCACCGGCATCAACTCAGTGCTGGCCTACGCGGTCAACATCCTCAACCAGGCCGGCCTGTCCGGCTCGGTCGCCAATGGCGCCGACGTGGCGATCAAGCTGCTCAACGCGGTGATGACCGTGGTCGCGTTGCTGCTGGTCGACCGCAAGGGTCGCAAGTTCCTGCTGATGCTCGGCAGCGGCGGCATCTGCGTGGCCCTGCTGGCGGCCGCCACGCTGTTCTTCCAGGCCGAGCGCGGCCGTGCCGATGTGCAGCCGCAACTGCAGGCGGCGGTCAGCGGCGACGGCCTGCAGCTGGTGCTTGATGACGCGCAGTGGCAGCGCCTGGGCAATGGCATCGACAGCCAGGGCCGACCGATGCAGCTGACCGTGTCGTACGCCTATGGTGACTTCACCAACGTGCGCGCCCTGCGCAGCGACAACCTGATTGATCGCGAGCTGCGCATCGAGCGCGCAGGCACCGTGCAGCCCGACAGCGTGATTGGTGCGTTCTTCCGCAAACTGCATCTGAACCCGTTCGCCGACCCGGCCAGTGCCGCGCAGGCGCCGCTGCGCATCGAACAGGCCCGCATCGGCCCGGTGCCGCCGCCGGCACATGGCTGGGCGGTGGCCGCCTGCATCCTGGTGTTCGTCGCGTTCTTCGCGGTCGGCCCCGGCGTGTGCGTGTGGCTGGCACTGTCGGAGCTGATGCCGAACCGCATCCGCTCCAACGGCATGAGCATCGCACTGCTGATCAACCAGTTCGTGTCGACCACCATCGCCGCCATCTTCCTGCCCACGGTGGGCCACTACGGCTACGCCAGCATGTTCGTGTTCTGGGCGGCGTGCACCTTCGTGTTCTTCCTGGTGGCCGCGTTCTGGCTGCCGGAGACCAAGGGCAAGTCGCTGGAGGAGATCGAGGCACGGTTCGCCCGGTAG
- a CDS encoding SecDF P1 head subdomain-containing protein produces the protein MRTALLLLLGAALAITGCTPGATPGVLAGKEHAPRPGVDVRLSAVDADGKGTQAQWQGETLALREPPIAGSADIADVRYVLDAGQQPGLQIRYRPEAHQRIHDGTAALVGQRAAISVDGRVLMVATVKGPFGESMMLSGLPSIAEAQALAKHITGQ, from the coding sequence GTGAGAACGGCGCTTCTGCTGCTGCTGGGCGCGGCACTGGCCATCACCGGATGCACGCCGGGTGCCACACCCGGTGTCCTGGCAGGCAAGGAGCATGCGCCGCGGCCCGGTGTGGATGTGCGCCTGAGCGCGGTTGATGCGGACGGCAAGGGCACGCAAGCGCAGTGGCAGGGCGAGACCCTTGCGCTGCGCGAGCCGCCGATTGCCGGCAGCGCCGACATTGCCGATGTGCGCTATGTGCTGGACGCAGGCCAGCAGCCCGGCCTGCAGATCCGCTATCGGCCGGAAGCGCATCAGCGCATCCACGATGGCACGGCAGCACTGGTGGGCCAGCGAGCAGCGATCAGTGTGGATGGCCGCGTGCTGATGGTGGCGACGGTGAAAGGCCCGTTCGGTGAATCGATGATGCTGAGCGGGCTGCCGAGCATTGCCGAGGCGCAGGCGTTGGCGAAGCACATCACCGGTCAGTGA
- a CDS encoding HdeD family acid-resistance protein, translated as MNSPLSPLLSAVGRSWWILLLYGLVALGFGIVAIGWPLSAAMALAWTLGVMAIVEGVISLFALISGGSGASRGWLALYVIASLGFGILAVINPLATASVLVLFLAAWLLVAGIYRIVFAIRVRKQIQGEWLLVLSGVLAVVLGLLFAANPYAGVAVTTLWIGIGSLLYGLLQVLVAFKLRKLK; from the coding sequence ATGAATTCCCCCCTCTCTCCCCTGTTGTCGGCGGTTGGCCGTAGCTGGTGGATCCTCCTGCTGTATGGCCTGGTCGCTCTCGGCTTCGGCATCGTCGCCATCGGCTGGCCGTTGTCGGCGGCCATGGCACTGGCCTGGACGCTGGGCGTGATGGCCATCGTCGAGGGCGTCATCAGCCTGTTCGCTTTGATCAGCGGCGGTAGCGGCGCTTCGCGCGGCTGGCTTGCGCTGTATGTCATTGCTTCGCTGGGCTTCGGCATCCTGGCGGTGATCAATCCGCTGGCAACGGCCAGCGTGCTGGTGCTGTTCCTGGCGGCGTGGCTGCTGGTGGCCGGCATCTATCGCATCGTGTTCGCGATCCGCGTGCGCAAGCAGATCCAGGGCGAATGGCTGCTGGTCCTCAGCGGCGTGCTGGCGGTGGTGCTGGGCCTGCTGTTTGCGGCCAATCCATATGCCGGCGTGGCGGTAACCACGTTGTGGATCGGCATCGGCAGCCTGCTGTACGGCCTGCTGCAGGTGCTGGTGGCATTCAAGCTGCGGAAGCTGAAGTGA
- a CDS encoding ComF family protein, with amino-acid sequence MLTSSLATEIVRPQKLLQLLLPLRCLVCGEPGHDELDLCRDCLAGLPWAGRACLRCALPLPGNALIVCGICRDEVPPQAATHASLLYLPPVDQLLVRYKFHQDLAAGRLLAQLMLRAPPPWSCAPLVPVPLHGRRLRQRGYNQAAELCRLLPMPVWQGLYRRRHTAPQSERSAEQRRENLFDAFAVRGPVPTRLTVVDDVMTTGSTVMEVAETLRLVGAAEVRVWVCARVP; translated from the coding sequence GTGCTCACATCTTCACTCGCAACGGAAATCGTCCGCCCGCAGAAGCTCCTGCAGCTACTGCTGCCACTACGCTGCCTGGTCTGTGGCGAGCCGGGCCACGATGAACTTGACCTGTGCCGCGACTGCCTTGCCGGACTGCCTTGGGCCGGTCGTGCCTGCCTGCGCTGTGCACTCCCGCTACCCGGGAACGCCCTGATCGTCTGCGGCATTTGCCGCGACGAGGTACCGCCGCAGGCCGCCACGCATGCCAGCCTGCTGTACCTTCCCCCCGTCGATCAGCTGTTGGTGCGTTACAAGTTCCATCAGGATCTGGCGGCAGGTCGCCTGCTCGCGCAGCTGATGCTGCGCGCCCCGCCCCCCTGGTCGTGCGCGCCGCTGGTGCCGGTGCCGCTGCATGGGCGACGCCTGCGCCAGCGCGGCTACAACCAGGCCGCCGAACTGTGCCGCCTGTTGCCGATGCCGGTCTGGCAGGGGCTTTACCGGCGCCGCCACACCGCGCCGCAGTCCGAGCGCAGCGCAGAACAGCGCAGGGAGAATCTGTTCGATGCGTTCGCTGTTCGTGGTCCGGTGCCCACGCGGCTGACCGTGGTCGATGACGTGATGACCACCGGCAGTACGGTGATGGAGGTGGCCGAGACGCTGCGCCTGGTTGGCGCTGCGGAGGTGCGCGTATGGGTCTGCGCGCGGGTGCCGTGA
- a CDS encoding RHS repeat domain-containing protein, with protein sequence MLKYVVVAVVRALPALGLLLGFAVASTAKAAPFCEEPRMLRSAAAATSSSLRAFCPEFPELPPEPEYHASIFAGQSVPTTMVVGQRYNVSVSMRNTGTLVWTAAQNVNLGSQNPGDNWTWGLHRVPTPGSVGEGQTATYNFTVTAPRNAGRYNFQWRMVQDGVTWFGPSSSNVQVNVVGSTIRGNIDGITNGQITGWACSSGINDPIDVHVYLGGAAGANGAVMVGGYRAGSVSEPGVATACGAAGGAYRFYIPIQGDWTVSHANKPIYIHGISPVGAPNLTIGGSGNFRIPYNAPPSVAFTAPAAGAVVAEGGSTLISANASDPDDGVSQVTFLVDGNARATSGAPYQWTYSDIPEGPHTLQVQARDTRGAVTTTPARTIYGSRVIGDTGVANGAIFGWACATHFNGSIPVHLYLGGPYGTGVGYGIATANLGSEPAINNQCKGGGGAYRFSIPITDAMVRDHGGKKIYLHGISPVGGGNNVLANGGTFSVPVNSPPTISLVSPGNVQVESPGEIRLVANASDPDDAVAQVAFYRDGNQVAVVGAAPYEFTVSGLGAGSYRFHAVATDRRGATATSNTHTVSVVRGQSPRAVTRTYVYDGNQRLCKTIEPETGATVVDYDAAGNIAWTASGLDLTDTGACNRAEASASGRRVDRAYDALNRVVRIRFPDRNGDQDLSYRNSGEVQSVTTWNDQGRQTTVNSFQYNKRNLLVGESAASTGRPTWSMGYGYDAQGALASVVYPGGLTVSYANNAQGQPLSVSAGGVSYASGVRYHPTGSVQSFSYGNGIVHATQLNARQLPYQQTDAGAMSYRYSYDAIGNVTGIADLQQGAGFDRTLQYDAGQRLVAAGSASFGGDHWHRYSYDARDNLLSASLGGVKDYRYWYDERNRLANILNADGATIIGLSYDAQGNLRSKNGRVHEFDLGNRLRTIQGLESYQYDAAGRRTVTSDGSGDRLRSFYGQGGQLLYEQRRDGGAAEFIMLGSRLLAKRQGGVVTYQHVDSLGSPVATSNAAGQVTERTQYEPYGQSIGKAVDGVGYTGHVSDAASGLVYMQQRYYDPQIGRFLSVDPLTAYSSPVGAFNRYRYADNSPYNFTDPDGRQSRDHYNVIDEKILTGIYVKETPVTMSRSERLTAGVFGGADLVYGSIGASGYAMGALVGISSPMDGPVLDVAFAVGGLKDGVQVVDGLRGVLSALDGRERPSSLEQAGGFFGGEDGAKAGKAVGTVVTFHGAAKALSNIDGTVKGFTEAVKPLVEKFSDPFKDSQEKTK encoded by the coding sequence ATGTTGAAGTACGTTGTCGTTGCTGTGGTGCGGGCGTTGCCTGCGCTCGGTCTGCTTCTTGGTTTTGCTGTAGCTTCCACTGCCAAGGCCGCCCCTTTCTGCGAAGAGCCTCGCATGCTGAGGTCTGCGGCCGCGGCTACTTCGTCGTCGCTGCGGGCATTCTGCCCGGAGTTCCCGGAGCTTCCTCCCGAACCCGAATATCACGCGTCGATCTTTGCCGGTCAGAGCGTTCCCACGACGATGGTGGTGGGCCAGCGTTACAACGTCAGCGTATCCATGCGCAACACCGGTACGCTGGTGTGGACGGCGGCGCAGAACGTCAATCTGGGCTCGCAGAACCCGGGCGACAACTGGACATGGGGCCTGCACCGTGTTCCTACCCCGGGCAGCGTCGGCGAAGGGCAGACCGCCACCTACAATTTCACGGTCACTGCACCGCGGAATGCGGGCCGCTACAACTTCCAGTGGCGTATGGTGCAGGACGGGGTGACCTGGTTTGGCCCAAGCTCCAGCAACGTGCAGGTCAACGTCGTCGGATCGACCATCCGCGGCAATATCGATGGCATCACCAACGGGCAGATCACCGGCTGGGCCTGCTCCAGCGGCATCAATGATCCGATCGACGTCCATGTGTACCTGGGCGGCGCTGCGGGTGCCAACGGTGCGGTCATGGTGGGTGGTTACCGCGCCGGCAGCGTGAGCGAACCTGGCGTCGCCACCGCCTGCGGAGCAGCGGGCGGCGCCTATCGTTTCTATATTCCGATCCAGGGGGACTGGACGGTCAGCCATGCCAACAAGCCCATCTACATCCATGGCATCTCGCCGGTGGGCGCGCCCAACCTGACCATAGGTGGTTCGGGCAATTTCCGAATTCCCTACAACGCGCCTCCGTCGGTCGCGTTCACTGCGCCTGCGGCCGGTGCCGTGGTGGCGGAGGGTGGGTCCACGCTGATCTCGGCCAATGCGTCCGATCCCGATGACGGCGTATCGCAGGTGACATTCCTGGTCGACGGCAATGCCCGGGCAACCAGTGGTGCACCCTATCAATGGACCTACAGCGATATTCCCGAGGGGCCGCACACGCTCCAGGTGCAGGCCCGCGATACCCGCGGCGCGGTGACCACCACGCCAGCCCGGACGATCTATGGTTCACGCGTGATTGGAGACACCGGCGTGGCCAACGGTGCCATCTTTGGTTGGGCATGCGCAACGCACTTCAACGGTTCGATTCCGGTTCACCTCTATCTTGGAGGTCCGTATGGAACGGGTGTGGGCTATGGCATCGCCACCGCAAACCTGGGTAGCGAGCCTGCCATCAACAATCAATGCAAGGGTGGTGGTGGCGCGTACCGCTTCAGCATTCCGATCACCGACGCAATGGTGCGCGATCACGGTGGCAAGAAGATCTATCTGCATGGCATATCGCCGGTCGGCGGCGGCAACAATGTGCTGGCAAACGGCGGTACCTTCAGCGTGCCGGTCAACAGCCCACCGACGATCTCGCTGGTATCACCTGGCAACGTGCAGGTGGAGAGTCCGGGAGAGATCCGGCTGGTTGCCAACGCCAGCGATCCGGACGATGCCGTGGCGCAGGTCGCTTTCTATCGCGATGGGAATCAGGTCGCAGTGGTTGGCGCCGCACCCTACGAGTTCACGGTTTCCGGCCTGGGTGCAGGGAGCTACAGATTCCATGCGGTGGCCACTGATCGACGCGGCGCGACCGCGACATCGAATACGCATACGGTGTCGGTCGTCCGCGGGCAGTCGCCCCGTGCGGTTACGCGGACCTATGTCTACGATGGCAACCAGCGGCTGTGCAAGACCATCGAGCCGGAAACTGGCGCTACCGTGGTGGACTACGATGCCGCGGGTAACATTGCGTGGACGGCGTCCGGGCTTGATCTGACCGACACCGGTGCCTGCAACCGCGCCGAGGCCTCGGCATCGGGGCGCCGTGTGGATCGTGCCTACGACGCACTCAATCGTGTTGTGCGGATACGCTTCCCTGATCGCAACGGCGACCAGGACTTGAGCTATCGCAACAGTGGCGAAGTACAGAGCGTCACCACCTGGAACGACCAGGGCAGGCAGACCACCGTCAACTCCTTCCAGTACAACAAGCGCAACCTGTTGGTGGGCGAAAGCGCGGCCAGCACCGGTCGCCCAACCTGGTCGATGGGTTACGGTTACGACGCGCAGGGCGCGCTGGCCAGCGTGGTCTATCCGGGCGGTCTGACAGTCAGCTACGCCAACAATGCCCAGGGGCAGCCGCTAAGTGTCTCCGCGGGCGGTGTCAGTTACGCCTCCGGTGTGCGCTACCACCCGACCGGGTCGGTGCAGTCCTTCAGCTATGGCAACGGTATTGTCCATGCGACGCAGTTGAACGCGCGGCAACTTCCGTATCAGCAGACCGACGCGGGCGCCATGTCCTATCGCTACAGCTACGACGCGATCGGCAACGTCACGGGGATTGCAGATCTGCAGCAAGGTGCCGGCTTCGATCGCACGTTGCAGTACGATGCTGGCCAGCGGTTGGTTGCTGCCGGTTCGGCCAGCTTCGGCGGTGATCACTGGCATCGCTACAGTTACGACGCGCGCGACAACCTGCTGTCCGCCTCACTGGGCGGCGTCAAGGACTACCGCTACTGGTACGACGAGCGCAATCGCCTTGCCAACATCCTCAATGCGGATGGCGCGACGATCATCGGGCTGTCCTATGACGCCCAGGGCAATCTGCGCAGCAAGAATGGTCGGGTCCACGAGTTCGATCTCGGCAACCGCTTGCGCACCATCCAGGGTCTGGAAAGCTACCAGTACGATGCCGCCGGCCGTCGGACGGTGACCTCCGATGGTAGCGGTGATCGGCTGCGCTCGTTCTATGGGCAGGGTGGACAGCTGTTGTATGAGCAGCGACGTGACGGAGGCGCGGCGGAGTTCATCATGCTGGGCAGCCGACTGCTGGCCAAGCGCCAGGGTGGCGTGGTCACCTATCAGCACGTGGATTCGCTGGGAAGCCCGGTGGCAACCAGCAATGCGGCAGGGCAGGTGACCGAGCGGACACAGTACGAGCCCTATGGCCAGTCCATCGGCAAGGCTGTCGATGGCGTGGGATACACCGGCCATGTCTCCGATGCCGCGTCCGGGCTCGTGTACATGCAGCAGCGCTACTACGATCCGCAGATCGGGCGGTTCCTTTCGGTGGATCCATTGACCGCGTACAGCAGTCCCGTGGGCGCGTTCAACCGCTATCGGTATGCGGACAACAGCCCCTACAACTTCACCGACCCCGATGGCCGGCAGTCCAGGGATCATTACAACGTCATCGACGAGAAGATTCTGACGGGGATCTATGTGAAGGAAACGCCCGTAACCATGAGCAGGTCCGAGCGACTGACGGCTGGTGTCTTCGGCGGGGCGGATCTTGTCTATGGAAGTATCGGAGCCTCAGGTTATGCTATGGGTGCCCTCGTAGGTATTTCCAGCCCGATGGATGGTCCCGTACTGGATGTGGCCTTTGCCGTGGGGGGACTGAAGGATGGCGTGCAGGTTGTCGATGGTTTGCGCGGGGTACTGAGCGCCTTGGATGGAAGAGAGCGGCCTTCCTCTCTTGAGCAAGCTGGCGGTTTCTTCGGCGGCGAGGATGGCGCAAAGGCAGGAAAGGCGGTTGGAACAGTTGTGACGTTCCATGGTGCCGCAAAGGCTCTAAGTAATATTGATGGAACGGTCAAAGGGTTCACCGAAGCGGTAAAGCCGCTTGTGGAGAAATTCTCCGATCCATTCAAGGATAGTCAGGAAAAGACCAAGTGA
- a CDS encoding RHS repeat domain-containing protein has translation MHNRSSRRRKLVLLLACITGPAVAQQYSRTEQVTYHDNTSAWVLGQVATRTINGVVAESTTYDAATALPATRSEFGILKTRLSYNGDGTLASSADGAGNTTRYGNWKRGIPQSITRPDGTTQIAAVSDQGWITQITDENGSITTYGYDSMGRINRVTPPAGDTVNWTPTTRIFESVSGEEHGIAAGHWRQTETTGNAVTVTYYDALWRPLTVWQYDAARVAESQKYTRFAYDSQGRKVFASYPSAAANPSTGVWSEYDALGRLTASSQDSEQGLLITTTAYGADASGAFTLVTQPGGLQTRTWYQMFAEPNYEAPVKVRKADGSITTIARDVFGKPVSISR, from the coding sequence ATGCATAATCGATCGTCACGTCGCCGGAAGCTCGTGCTTCTTCTGGCATGCATCACCGGGCCGGCAGTGGCCCAGCAGTACTCGCGTACCGAGCAGGTCACCTATCACGACAACACCAGCGCATGGGTGCTGGGCCAGGTTGCCACGCGCACCATCAATGGCGTCGTCGCCGAGTCGACCACCTACGACGCAGCCACGGCCCTTCCGGCAACGCGCAGCGAGTTTGGCATCCTCAAGACCAGGCTTTCCTACAACGGTGATGGCACGCTGGCCAGCAGCGCCGACGGTGCAGGCAACACCACGCGCTATGGAAACTGGAAGCGCGGCATACCGCAGTCGATCACACGCCCCGACGGTACCACCCAGATCGCCGCAGTCAGCGACCAGGGCTGGATCACGCAGATTACCGACGAAAACGGCAGCATCACCACCTACGGCTACGACAGCATGGGCCGGATCAACCGGGTTACGCCTCCGGCTGGCGATACGGTCAACTGGACTCCGACGACCCGGATCTTCGAGTCCGTCAGTGGCGAAGAGCATGGTATTGCAGCAGGCCATTGGCGGCAGACTGAAACCACCGGCAATGCAGTCACTGTGACCTACTATGACGCCCTGTGGCGACCGCTTACCGTTTGGCAGTACGACGCTGCACGTGTGGCCGAAAGCCAGAAGTACACCCGCTTCGCCTATGACAGCCAGGGCCGTAAAGTATTTGCCTCCTACCCTTCAGCTGCTGCCAACCCAAGTACGGGCGTGTGGAGCGAGTACGACGCGCTTGGTCGGTTGACGGCGTCCAGCCAGGACAGCGAGCAGGGCCTGCTGATCACTACCACGGCCTATGGGGCCGATGCTTCTGGAGCGTTCACCCTGGTGACACAACCAGGAGGTCTTCAGACGCGCACGTGGTACCAGATGTTTGCAGAGCCGAACTACGAAGCCCCCGTCAAAGTACGCAAGGCGGATGGATCCATCACGACCATTGCCCGGGATGTTTTCGGGAAGCCGGTCTCAATCAGCCGCTGA
- a CDS encoding L-dopachrome tautomerase-related protein yields MINCRIRSLAAAVLALASSPMLAIAGTPLLPSERSIGTLEPVARFEGAMPTSVAVSETGRIFVNFPRWGDEVDYSVAEWRDGRAVPYPDARINRKDGPDPAAHFISVQSVVADGQGRLWVLDTAAPGFSAPQAGGAKLVAIDLATNTVVKTLVFPANVIDARTYVNDVRFDFRVGREGVAYVTDSSLSGIGGIIVIDLATGVASKRLVGHVSTSADAAFVPIVEGQQMRLRNADGSSAPFTVAADGIALSPDGGTLFYTPLSSRHLYSVPTALLRDPKVSEAALAAAVVDLGDKGASDGMEMDANGRLYASDYEHNAIHARDAQGRWTTVVHDPRILWPDTLSMGPDGYLYFTANQLHRQAGFNGGVDRRQTPYMVYRTRVDAKPAPTR; encoded by the coding sequence ATGATCAACTGCCGTATCCGCAGCCTGGCGGCTGCCGTCCTGGCCCTGGCCAGTTCCCCCATGCTGGCGATCGCCGGTACCCCATTGCTGCCCAGCGAGCGCAGCATCGGCACCCTCGAACCGGTGGCGCGTTTCGAAGGTGCCATGCCCACCAGCGTGGCGGTGTCCGAGACCGGGCGGATCTTCGTCAACTTCCCGCGCTGGGGCGATGAGGTGGACTACAGCGTGGCCGAATGGCGCGACGGCCGCGCCGTTCCCTATCCGGATGCGCGCATCAACCGCAAGGACGGTCCCGATCCGGCGGCCCATTTCATCAGCGTGCAGAGCGTGGTGGCCGATGGCCAGGGCCGGTTGTGGGTGCTGGACACCGCCGCGCCCGGGTTCTCTGCGCCACAGGCCGGAGGTGCCAAACTGGTGGCGATCGACCTTGCCACCAACACCGTGGTCAAGACGCTGGTGTTCCCGGCCAACGTCATCGACGCGCGCACCTATGTCAACGATGTGCGCTTCGATTTCCGGGTTGGCCGCGAGGGCGTGGCCTACGTGACCGACTCGTCGCTGAGCGGTATCGGCGGCATCATCGTGATCGACCTCGCCACTGGCGTCGCGTCCAAGCGACTGGTCGGCCACGTATCCACCTCGGCCGATGCCGCCTTCGTGCCGATCGTGGAAGGGCAGCAGATGCGGCTGCGTAACGCCGATGGTTCATCGGCGCCGTTTACCGTGGCCGCCGATGGCATCGCCCTGTCGCCCGATGGCGGCACGCTGTTCTACACGCCCTTGTCCAGTCGTCATCTGTACAGCGTGCCGACCGCGCTGCTGCGCGACCCGAAGGTGAGTGAGGCGGCACTGGCGGCAGCTGTGGTCGACCTGGGCGACAAGGGCGCCTCCGATGGCATGGAGATGGACGCCAACGGCCGGCTGTATGCGAGCGATTACGAGCACAACGCCATCCATGCCCGCGACGCGCAGGGGCGATGGACGACGGTGGTGCACGACCCGCGCATCCTGTGGCCGGATACGCTGTCGATGGGGCCGGACGGCTATCTGTACTTCACCGCCAACCAGCTGCATCGACAGGCCGGCTTCAATGGTGGCGTGGATCGCCGGCAGACGCCGTACATGGTGTATCGCACCCGGGTGGATGCGAAGCCTGCGCCGACGCGGTGA
- a CDS encoding chloride channel protein: protein MFDLYSLRGRITALVLSEAWRRRAALWGGAVAVALVAILFAKASDAAFHLFQRITSHSPWWALLLTPGIFALLAWLTSGVLKPTRGSGIPQVIAALDKPDEPFRRTNLSPAVSAGKLLLTSLSLLGGASVGREGPTVHVGASLMYLFGRWFGFKDPRELSHFLLAGGAAGIAAAFNTPLAGIVFAIEELSGRFEHRFSGTLLTAVIVGGVVSLGLLGNYTYFGHVSARLPLGQGWLAILLCGVVAGLLGGLFARAVLASAAGRPRWLGELRQRHPVLLAAGCGLVVVLLALVFGEGAFGTGYEQARSLVQGQAMVGHEFGLMKLLANLASYVAGIPGGLFSPALAVGAGLGHNLAVLMPGVDPRAFVLLGMCAYLTGVTQAPLTSAVISLELTDSGDLLLPILATVLIARGVSGLVCRVPIYRGLAELLMAPQAEPADRHR, encoded by the coding sequence ATGTTTGATCTTTACAGCCTCCGCGGCCGCATCACCGCGCTGGTTCTCAGCGAGGCCTGGCGCCGCCGTGCTGCGCTCTGGGGCGGCGCCGTGGCCGTGGCGCTGGTGGCCATCCTGTTCGCCAAGGCCAGCGACGCGGCCTTCCATCTGTTCCAGCGCATCACCTCGCACTCGCCGTGGTGGGCCCTGCTGCTCACGCCGGGCATCTTCGCGCTGCTGGCGTGGCTCACTTCCGGTGTGCTGAAACCCACGCGGGGCAGCGGTATTCCGCAGGTCATCGCTGCGTTGGACAAGCCCGATGAGCCATTCCGCAGGACCAATCTTTCGCCTGCGGTCTCAGCCGGCAAGCTGCTGCTGACCTCGTTGTCGCTGCTCGGCGGCGCATCGGTCGGGCGCGAGGGTCCCACGGTGCATGTGGGCGCCAGCCTGATGTACCTGTTCGGCCGCTGGTTCGGTTTCAAGGATCCCCGCGAGCTCTCGCACTTCCTGCTGGCCGGTGGTGCGGCGGGTATCGCGGCGGCGTTCAACACGCCGCTGGCCGGCATCGTCTTCGCCATCGAAGAGCTCAGCGGCCGCTTCGAGCATCGCTTCTCAGGCACATTGCTGACCGCGGTGATCGTCGGTGGCGTGGTGTCGCTGGGCCTGCTGGGCAACTACACCTACTTCGGCCATGTGAGCGCACGCCTGCCGCTCGGCCAGGGCTGGCTGGCCATCCTGCTATGCGGCGTGGTGGCGGGCTTGCTGGGAGGCCTGTTCGCACGCGCGGTATTGGCCAGTGCGGCGGGCCGCCCGCGCTGGCTCGGGGAACTGCGGCAGCGGCATCCGGTTCTGTTGGCCGCAGGCTGCGGTCTGGTGGTGGTACTGCTCGCCCTGGTCTTCGGTGAAGGCGCGTTCGGCACCGGCTACGAACAGGCGCGCAGCCTGGTGCAGGGGCAGGCGATGGTCGGCCACGAGTTCGGACTGATGAAGCTGCTGGCCAACCTCGCATCGTACGTGGCCGGCATTCCCGGCGGCCTGTTCTCGCCGGCGCTGGCGGTCGGCGCGGGACTGGGCCACAACCTGGCGGTACTGATGCCGGGCGTGGACCCGCGCGCGTTCGTGCTGCTGGGCATGTGTGCCTACCTGACCGGCGTCACCCAGGCGCCACTGACCTCGGCGGTGATCTCGCTGGAGCTGACCGACAGCGGCGATCTGCTGCTGCCGATCCTGGCCACGGTGCTGATCGCGCGCGGCGTGTCCGGGCTGGTCTGCCGCGTGCCGATCTACCGCGGGTTGGCGGAGTTGTTGATGGCGCCGCAAGCAGAGCCAGCTGATAGGCATCGCTGA